A window of the Oncorhynchus mykiss isolate Arlee chromosome 15, USDA_OmykA_1.1, whole genome shotgun sequence genome harbors these coding sequences:
- the gcm2 gene encoding chorion-specific transcription factor GCMb, protein MSKSSDQFEDPDCVSSFGMKLTWDINDPKLPQDTKQYDAFQEWTDGYVRYIYTGEDKNAQRHLSGWAMRNTNNHNCQILKKSCLGVVVCGRNCTLADGSKLQLRPAICDKARQKQQKKLCPSCNSALELMPCRGHSGYPVTNFWRIDGKAIFFQAKGVHDHPRPESKSETEVRRSAVKRRMSSPHFSQKRRLMETDTGRYHDLGTPFPNLHQLSCMEGPDRFSIIAESNFPIQTQHYPPFQNPEPYKFAYDAHTNMGEAPSTLQKQANHRLYMPRPPCGYDFAVPSYLGSGSYTALYKDPSSPQAEAPEPSKVSSGLGTSTATPHTTGVLSGHDRNNYDTTSKHHGWKQILGKGTYSERGEYGQFPGNTNHHYYNSEYPCRYPGPAPATPAALQTIITTTTKVSYQPCPKSSVVKYGDNIYDVKGLPSCSSLLEDTSPTSYSDLKIPEDSGVIKSALSYQPETLPAKIERAENFDTYRYGNYASNSYPDRVSHPFRYDGGDY, encoded by the exons ATGTCAAAGTCATCGGATCAGTTTGAAGACCCCGACTGTGTTTCTTCCTTTGGTATGAAGTTAACGTGGGATATCAACGACCCAAAGCTGCCTCAG GACACAAAGCAGTATGACGCTTTCCAGGAGTGGACGGATGGGTATGTTCGTTACATCTACACCGGCGAGGATAAGAACGCACAGCGGCACCTGAGCGGATGGGCCATGCGAAACACCAACAACCACAACTGTCAGATTCTCAAGAAGTCCTGCCTCGGCGTGGTAGTCTGTGGCCGAAATTGCACGCTGGCTGACGGAAGCAAACTCCAGCTCCGACCGGCTATCTGCGACAAAGcacgacaaaaacaacaaa AGAAGCTGTGCCCCAGCTGTAACTCTGCCCTGGAGCTGATGCCATGCAGAGGACACAGTGGCTATCCCGTCACCAACTTCTGGAGAATAGATGGAAAAGCTATATTCTTCCAG GCGAAGGGGGTCCATGACCACCCCAGACCAGAGAGTAAGTCTGAGACGGAGGTCCGGAGGAGTGCAGTGAAGAGGAGGATGTCCTCTCCACACTTCTCCCAGAAGAGGAGGTTGATGGAGACAGAT ACCGGGAGATACCACGACCTGGGCACTCCTTTCCCCAACCTGCACCAGCTGTCCTGCATGGAGGGCCCAGACCGCTTTAGCATCATCGCTGAGTCCAACTTCCCCATCCAGACCCAGCACTACCCTCCCTTCCAAAACCCTGAGCCCTACAAGTTTGCCTATGATGCCCACACCAACATGGGTGAGGCCCCATCCACACTCCAGAAGCAGGCCAACCACCGTCTGTACATGCCCCGGCCTCCGTGTGGCTACGACTTTGCTGTGCCGAGCTATTTAGGCTCGGGCTCCTACACAGCCCTCTATAAGGACCCCAGTAGCCCCCAGGCGGAGGCCCCTGAGCCCAGCAAGGTGAGCTCGGGTCTGGGTACCAGCACGGCCACACCCCACACCACCGGGGTCCTTTCGGGCCACGACCGCAACAACTACGACACGACCAGCAAGCACCACGGCTGGAAACAGATCTTGGGCAAGGGGACGTACAGCGAGCGGGGCGAGTACGGACAGTTTCCTGGCAACaccaaccaccactactacaacagtGAGTACCCGTGCAGGTACCCTGGCCCAGCGCCAGCCACGCCCGCTGCCCTGCagaccatcatcaccaccaccaccaaagtGTCCTACCAGCCCTGCCCCAAGTCCTCCGTGGTAAAGTACGGCGACAACATCTACGACGTCAAGGGCCTGCCCAGCTGCAGCTCCCTGCTCGAGGACACCTCGCCCACCTCTTACTCCGATCTCAAGATTCCTGAAGATTCTGGGGTCATCAAGTCTGCGCTGTCGTACCAGCCGGAAACCCTGCCAGCTAAAATCGAGAGGGCTGAGAACTTTGACACTTACCGTTACGGCAACTACGCGTCCAACAGCTATCCCGACAGGGTTTCTCATCCATTTAGATACGACGGAGGGGACTACTAA